A stretch of the Enterobacter mori genome encodes the following:
- a CDS encoding efflux RND transporter periplasmic adaptor subunit — translation MKTISTSIAALLLLTGCDNAQTSAPQRPLPEVGIVTLMSQPVSVVSELTGRTTAAMSAEVRPQVGGIIQKRLFTEGDTVRAGQALYQIDPSSYRAAYDEAAAALKQAQALVQADCQKAQRYAQLVKDDGVSRQDAEDAKSTCAQDKASVESKKAAQESARINLNWTTVTAPIAGRIGISSVTPGALVTAQQDTALATVRGLDSMYVDLTRSSADLLRLRKQTLATNSDTLSVSLILEDGSTYSEKGRLALTEVAVDESTGSVTLRAVFPNPQHQLLPGMFVRARVDEGIMNDAILAPQQGITRDAKGTATALVVNASNKVEQRKLETGDTYGDKWLVLNGLKAGDKLIVEGTDKVTAGQEVKAEEMKATGGNA, via the coding sequence ATGAAAACCATATCAACCTCCATCGCGGCATTACTCCTCCTGACAGGGTGCGATAATGCGCAAACATCTGCTCCCCAACGTCCTCTTCCGGAAGTGGGGATTGTCACCCTCATGAGCCAGCCTGTATCCGTCGTCAGTGAGCTAACCGGCCGCACCACTGCCGCCATGAGCGCCGAAGTGCGCCCGCAGGTGGGCGGCATTATCCAGAAGCGGCTGTTCACCGAAGGCGATACGGTCAGGGCCGGGCAGGCGCTGTATCAAATTGACCCATCCAGCTACCGCGCCGCCTACGATGAAGCCGCCGCCGCGCTGAAGCAGGCGCAGGCGCTGGTGCAGGCCGACTGCCAGAAAGCCCAGCGCTATGCGCAGCTGGTGAAAGATGACGGCGTGTCGCGCCAGGACGCCGAAGACGCGAAATCCACCTGCGCGCAGGACAAGGCCAGCGTCGAGTCAAAGAAGGCCGCACAGGAGAGCGCGCGCATTAACCTCAACTGGACCACCGTGACCGCACCGATTGCCGGACGCATCGGCATCTCCTCCGTCACGCCCGGCGCGCTGGTGACCGCCCAGCAGGATACCGCGCTCGCCACCGTTCGCGGGCTGGACAGCATGTACGTCGACTTAACCCGTTCCAGCGCCGATCTGCTGCGTTTACGCAAGCAAACCCTCGCCACCAATAGCGATACGCTAAGCGTGTCGTTAATCCTCGAAGACGGCAGCACCTACAGCGAGAAAGGCCGCCTGGCGTTAACCGAAGTGGCGGTGGATGAATCAACCGGCTCGGTCACGCTGCGCGCCGTCTTCCCGAACCCGCAGCATCAGCTCCTGCCGGGGATGTTTGTCCGCGCCAGAGTGGATGAAGGCATCATGAACGACGCGATCCTGGCACCTCAGCAGGGCATCACCCGCGATGCCAAAGGCACCGCCACCGCGCTGGTGGTGAATGCCAGCAACAAAGTCGAGCAGCGTAAGCTGGAGACGGGCGACACCTATGGCGACAAATGGCTGGTGCTGAACGGCCTGAAGGCGGGCGATAAGCTGATTGTGGAAGGCACCGACAAAGTGACCGCCGGGCAGGAAGTGAAAGCCGAAGAGATGAAAGCCACTGGAGGAAACGCCTGA